A window of Fictibacillus halophilus contains these coding sequences:
- a CDS encoding GntP family permease has translation MPLFIVACGILALLLLIMYFKLNTFISLIIVSFGVALVLGMPLGEIVKSIEAGLGGTLGHLALIFGLGAMLGKLIADAGGAQRIAITLIEKFGEKKIQWAIVVASFIIGIALFFEVGLVLLIPIVFAISKQLRVSILYLGIPMVAALSVTHGFLPPHPGPTVIAGEFGANIGEVLLYGFIIAIPTVILAGPVFTKIAKKIVPDSFNKTGNIASLGEQKVFKLEDTPSFGISVFTAMLPVILMSIATVITLVQNTMGIADSKTFEVIRFVGDASTSMLISLLVAVYTMGLARNIPIKTVMDSCTTAITHIGMMLLIIGGGGAFKQVLINGGVGDYVAELFKDTTFSPILLAWIIAAILRISLGSATVAALTTAGLVIPLLGQTDVNLALVVLATGAGSLIASHVNDAGFWMFKEYFGLSMKETFATWTLLETIISVAGLGFILLLSLFV, from the coding sequence ATGCCATTATTCATTGTAGCTTGTGGAATTTTAGCATTACTGTTATTAATCATGTATTTCAAATTAAACACATTCATTTCTTTGATCATCGTTTCATTTGGTGTCGCATTAGTACTTGGAATGCCACTAGGAGAAATCGTTAAATCCATTGAAGCAGGTTTAGGCGGAACGCTCGGTCATTTGGCGTTAATTTTCGGTCTAGGTGCCATGCTAGGTAAACTAATCGCTGATGCTGGCGGTGCACAGCGAATTGCTATTACACTTATAGAAAAATTTGGTGAAAAGAAAATTCAATGGGCAATTGTTGTTGCTTCGTTCATCATTGGTATCGCTTTATTCTTTGAAGTAGGTCTTGTTTTATTAATTCCAATCGTGTTTGCCATTTCAAAACAATTACGCGTTTCCATTCTTTATCTAGGAATTCCAATGGTAGCAGCTCTTTCAGTAACACACGGATTCTTACCTCCTCACCCGGGTCCAACGGTAATTGCAGGAGAATTTGGAGCTAATATTGGTGAAGTACTGCTTTATGGTTTTATCATTGCGATTCCTACTGTTATTCTAGCTGGACCCGTATTCACGAAGATTGCTAAAAAGATTGTTCCTGACTCATTCAACAAAACAGGAAATATTGCTTCGTTAGGTGAACAAAAAGTATTTAAATTAGAAGATACTCCTTCATTTGGTATCTCAGTATTTACAGCCATGCTTCCTGTTATCTTAATGTCTATCGCTACTGTGATCACACTTGTTCAAAACACGATGGGTATTGCAGACTCAAAGACATTTGAAGTCATCCGCTTTGTTGGTGACGCTTCAACTTCCATGTTGATCTCTTTACTTGTAGCCGTTTATACGATGGGATTAGCTAGAAACATACCGATTAAAACAGTTATGGATTCATGTACGACAGCTATCACACATATCGGAATGATGCTTTTAATCATCGGTGGAGGCGGAGCCTTCAAACAAGTATTGATCAACGGTGGCGTTGGTGATTATGTAGCTGAATTGTTTAAAGATACAACATTCTCTCCAATCTTACTAGCATGGATTATCGCAGCCATCCTTCGAATCTCGTTAGGATCTGCAACGGTTGCTGCATTAACAACAGCGGGTCTAGTCATTCCGTTATTAGGTCAAACAGATGTTAACCTTGCATTAGTCGTCCTTGCAACAGGAGCGGGTAGTTTAATAGCATCACACGTAAATGATGCAGGTTTCTGGATGTTCAAAGAATATTTTGGCTTGAGTATGAAAGAAACGTTTGCAACATGGACTTTATTAGAAACCATTATCTCTGTTGCCGGATTAGGTTTTATTCTACTGTTAAGTCTATTTGTATAA
- a CDS encoding MerR family transcriptional regulator: MYTIGEVAKLLNITTHTLRFYEKEKIITPERTDQGDRRYSESHIQWLRFVIKLKETKMPLVQIQEYASLFLQGEKTTLKRLSLLKNHQDHVQNQIQVLMEIDEILRKKISAYEDYLLKRDFS, from the coding sequence ATGTATACCATTGGAGAAGTTGCTAAACTCCTTAACATTACTACACATACACTTCGATTTTATGAAAAAGAAAAGATCATTACACCAGAACGAACAGATCAGGGTGATCGTCGTTATTCAGAGTCTCATATTCAATGGCTGCGTTTTGTTATAAAACTTAAAGAAACGAAAATGCCGCTTGTTCAAATTCAGGAGTATGCTTCATTATTCTTACAAGGTGAGAAAACCACTTTAAAGAGGCTGAGCTTATTAAAAAATCATCAAGATCATGTTCAGAATCAGATTCAAGTATTAATGGAAATTGATGAAATCTTGCGTAAAAAGATTTCAGCTTATGAAGACTATCTCCTGAAACGAGATTTCAGCTAA
- a CDS encoding SDR family NAD(P)-dependent oxidoreductase, with translation MKYTVITGASSGIGYETALAFAARGKNLIIAARRTEELEQLKSNVLSMYPELDVVVRTVDLSVTSNAHDFYQSLKNYEIETWINNAGFGNFASVGEQNLDKIETMLHLNIEALTVLSSLYVKDYADVEGTQIINISSGGGYTIVADAVTYCASKFYVSAFTEGLAQELKSKGQAMQAKVLAPAATETEFAKRSMDLEEFQYEGTVPKFHTSKEMAEFLLQLYDSEKVVGIVDGETYEYHLKDPIYPYVERSRK, from the coding sequence ATGAAATACACGGTTATTACAGGAGCAAGCTCTGGAATTGGATACGAAACTGCCCTTGCATTCGCAGCAAGAGGCAAAAATTTAATTATTGCAGCTCGGCGAACAGAGGAATTAGAGCAACTGAAATCAAACGTTCTATCTATGTATCCAGAACTGGATGTTGTTGTTCGTACAGTTGATCTATCCGTTACATCCAATGCGCATGATTTTTACCAAAGTCTAAAGAATTATGAGATTGAAACTTGGATCAACAATGCAGGGTTTGGAAACTTTGCTTCAGTCGGTGAGCAAAATTTAGATAAAATTGAAACAATGCTTCATTTAAATATAGAAGCATTAACCGTTCTTTCTTCTCTTTATGTAAAAGATTACGCTGACGTGGAAGGAACTCAAATTATCAACATTTCTTCTGGCGGTGGCTACACAATTGTTGCGGATGCTGTAACGTATTGCGCATCCAAATTTTATGTAAGTGCCTTTACAGAAGGACTTGCACAAGAATTAAAGAGTAAAGGACAAGCCATGCAAGCAAAAGTGTTGGCTCCAGCTGCGACCGAGACAGAATTTGCGAAGCGTTCCATGGATCTTGAAGAATTTCAGTATGAGGGTACAGTTCCTAAATTCCATACAAGTAAAGAGATGGCTGAGTTTTTACTCCAATTATATGATAGTGAAAAAGTTGTGGGTATCGTTGATGGTGAGACCTATGAATACCATTTAAAAGACCCGATTTATCCTTATGTAGAAAGAAGTAGAAAATAA
- a CDS encoding LVIVD repeat-containing protein, with the protein MNRKFVLSLSLATALSIGSIGSFVLAHDELGSDIIEKGTGPGYEAIESTIEGSQSFNWKEVAAVQIKEKNGKQNNTADVYVHKGFAYTGTHTKSGGEGGVRVWDVKDPSNPKEVALFADDIPGTWQEKVIVKRVSTKHFQGDLAVVSVQQLNRKAEGSVGGFLLYDVTNPYQPKKLGFWELDKRVTGTHELYLTEQGGKPYVLTANPYADYYTHGEQKDFQIVDVSNPALPQTIYQFDPRELPEVPEDFDGYNWTDSNGKQRAVFNHSTMADVNGKTAYLSFWDLGTIVLDLKNPENPTYLGRTTFSAAQQGSAHSAALAKGGNVLIETREVYNPTKPGYEQSYGYTRIFDIKDKRNPKLLSEFKTELVDDVQYGVTFANTVHDPKVHGNTLYLSHYGGGVRSVDITDPSNPVEIGKYIPEKSNIWGVDVAGNYVYASDMGTGLKVLKLTNGEQ; encoded by the coding sequence ATGAACAGAAAATTTGTTTTAAGTCTTAGCCTTGCAACAGCCTTAAGTATTGGGAGTATTGGTTCATTTGTTTTAGCTCATGATGAATTAGGATCTGATATTATTGAAAAGGGAACAGGGCCTGGTTATGAAGCCATTGAATCAACGATTGAAGGGTCTCAAAGTTTTAACTGGAAAGAGGTAGCAGCTGTACAAATCAAAGAAAAAAATGGCAAACAAAATAACACAGCTGACGTTTATGTACATAAAGGTTTTGCGTACACTGGGACACACACGAAGAGCGGTGGTGAAGGCGGAGTTCGTGTTTGGGATGTTAAAGATCCATCAAATCCTAAAGAAGTAGCATTGTTTGCTGATGATATCCCCGGCACTTGGCAAGAAAAAGTAATCGTGAAACGTGTTAGCACAAAACACTTTCAAGGAGACTTAGCTGTTGTTTCCGTTCAGCAGCTTAATCGTAAAGCAGAAGGATCTGTTGGAGGATTTCTTTTATATGATGTAACGAATCCTTATCAGCCAAAAAAGCTTGGATTCTGGGAGCTTGATAAGCGTGTTACTGGAACACATGAACTGTATTTGACCGAGCAGGGTGGCAAACCGTATGTTTTGACTGCAAATCCATACGCTGATTATTATACACATGGAGAGCAAAAGGACTTCCAAATTGTTGATGTGAGTAACCCAGCTTTACCACAAACGATCTATCAATTCGATCCTCGTGAATTACCAGAAGTACCAGAGGACTTTGACGGATATAACTGGACAGATTCAAATGGAAAGCAACGCGCTGTATTTAACCACAGTACGATGGCTGATGTAAACGGTAAAACAGCTTATCTGTCCTTCTGGGACCTAGGTACAATCGTATTAGATTTGAAGAATCCGGAGAACCCAACATATTTGGGAAGAACTACATTTAGTGCAGCACAGCAAGGATCTGCTCACTCTGCGGCTCTTGCTAAAGGCGGAAATGTGTTGATTGAAACACGTGAAGTGTATAACCCTACAAAACCAGGCTATGAACAATCATACGGTTATACACGTATTTTTGATATAAAGGACAAGAGAAATCCTAAGCTACTAAGTGAATTTAAAACAGAACTTGTTGATGATGTTCAATATGGAGTCACGTTTGCAAACACTGTTCACGATCCGAAAGTACATGGCAATACACTGTACCTTTCACATTATGGCGGAGGGGTCCGTTCAGTTGATATTACAGATCCTAGCAATCCTGTAGAAATCGGTAAATACATTCCTGAAAAATCAAACATCTGGGGTGTTGATGTAGCAGGTAACTATGTCTACGCTTCTGATATGGGAACAGGATTAAAAGTTCTTAAACTGACGAATGGTGAACAGTAA
- a CDS encoding LysE/ArgO family amino acid transporter, with the protein MAHVFIHGILLAFGLILPLGVQNVFIFNQGAQQPSFWRTLPAVVTAGVCDTLLIVLAVAGISAIITAFSTLKLLLMIVGILFLLYMGWSIWSSKTNPETSQSSMQLKQQVIFAATVSLLNPHAILDTFGVIGTSSLAYSGSERVVFTLTCVAVSWLWFIGLALTGRTIGRIDSGGTILNLINKGSAIIIWCIAIYLATIIF; encoded by the coding sequence TTGGCTCATGTTTTCATTCATGGCATTCTTTTAGCTTTCGGTCTGATCTTGCCATTAGGTGTACAAAATGTTTTCATTTTTAACCAGGGTGCTCAACAACCATCGTTCTGGAGAACTCTTCCTGCTGTTGTAACTGCTGGGGTTTGTGACACTTTGTTAATCGTTTTAGCTGTAGCAGGGATATCGGCTATTATTACTGCTTTTAGTACGCTGAAATTGTTGTTAATGATTGTCGGTATTCTCTTTTTATTGTATATGGGGTGGTCGATTTGGTCTAGCAAAACTAATCCGGAAACCTCTCAATCTAGTATGCAGCTGAAACAACAAGTCATTTTCGCCGCAACCGTATCCCTTTTAAATCCGCACGCTATTTTAGATACCTTTGGTGTGATAGGTACGAGTTCACTCGCCTATTCAGGATCTGAAAGGGTAGTGTTCACACTAACTTGTGTCGCGGTGTCATGGCTCTGGTTTATAGGATTGGCATTAACGGGAAGGACCATTGGAAGAATAGACTCTGGGGGAACCATATTAAATCTGATTAATAAAGGATCAGCTATCATTATTTGGTGTATTGCAATATACCTAGCGACTATTATTTTTTAA
- a CDS encoding DUF421 domain-containing protein — MSLNTYIDVVIRTIVAFIALYVAARILGKHTVSRMTIFDFIAVVTLGSVTANLSFALEIKARYIFLGLVVFVVLIYLSAYLSLKSKRARKFVAGDPTVVIENGKILEHNMKKMRYTLDYLNQQLRQKDIFSVDEVDYALVENNGMLSVKKKEQHLTVTRKDLSMYKPEVKLPIELIMDGDILQNNLKENNISREWLQTELIKRNLSAEKVVYALLTSSNKLYIDTHDDQLKSPLDVE, encoded by the coding sequence ATGTCTTTGAACACTTATATAGATGTTGTGATACGTACCATTGTTGCTTTTATCGCCTTATACGTTGCAGCCCGAATACTAGGCAAACATACTGTTTCTAGAATGACTATCTTTGACTTTATCGCAGTTGTAACACTTGGTTCTGTTACAGCAAACCTATCATTTGCGCTTGAAATCAAAGCGCGGTACATTTTTCTCGGATTGGTTGTTTTTGTTGTCTTGATCTATCTTTCTGCTTATCTTTCATTAAAAAGCAAAAGAGCTAGAAAATTTGTAGCTGGTGATCCAACTGTCGTAATAGAAAATGGCAAGATACTCGAACATAACATGAAGAAAATGCGCTACACACTCGATTATTTGAATCAACAGCTTAGGCAAAAGGATATTTTCTCTGTTGACGAAGTGGATTATGCGCTAGTTGAAAATAACGGAATGTTATCTGTGAAGAAGAAAGAACAGCACCTTACCGTTACGCGTAAAGACTTAAGTATGTACAAGCCTGAAGTAAAACTGCCGATTGAGTTGATTATGGATGGCGATATCTTACAGAACAATTTAAAAGAAAACAACATCTCCCGTGAGTGGCTGCAAACCGAACTCATCAAGCGGAATCTCTCAGCGGAAAAAGTTGTTTATGCCTTATTAACGAGCAGCAATAAACTTTATATAGATACACATGATGATCAGCTTAAGTCCCCTTTGGATGTGGAATAA
- a CDS encoding VOC family protein — MKLVFHSQPVKDIKKAVIFYRDVLGMEEAWREGDHTVALKTNADTQILLEDDNGEHEFGPGSVFLVDSVDKYFKENNRALSFVKEPCDIPPGRYAIFSDDSGNPIRIIDMSKRS; from the coding sequence ATGAAGTTAGTTTTTCATTCTCAACCAGTAAAAGACATTAAAAAAGCTGTGATTTTTTACCGTGATGTTTTAGGAATGGAAGAAGCGTGGAGAGAAGGAGATCATACAGTAGCTTTGAAGACAAATGCGGATACTCAAATCTTGCTCGAAGATGATAATGGGGAACATGAATTTGGTCCAGGTAGCGTTTTTTTAGTTGATAGTGTTGATAAATACTTCAAAGAAAATAATCGAGCGCTTTCTTTTGTCAAAGAACCATGTGATATCCCTCCAGGTCGATATGCAATTTTTAGTGACGATTCAGGAAACCCAATCAGAATAATTGATATGTCAAAAAGGTCTTGA
- a CDS encoding TetR/AcrR family transcriptional regulator encodes MKSNIPIPGSIREKILNQAIKEFGMHGYEGVNVQQLAKSIGVTTGALYHHFGNKIELYKVVREEIERRITSRMEGAAEVHDDSLTSLKSAMLVGFNAAVKLNACKLLSEPDYSSNRDLVAILFNEILGDNLVEGVEVILSSVWRASLKNITQGMSPEDAKKALNWFSEKMI; translated from the coding sequence ATGAAATCAAATATTCCAATTCCAGGTTCAATTAGAGAAAAAATATTAAACCAAGCGATAAAAGAGTTTGGCATGCACGGCTATGAAGGAGTAAATGTTCAACAACTTGCTAAATCAATAGGCGTAACAACTGGAGCTCTATATCATCATTTTGGTAATAAGATCGAACTGTATAAAGTTGTTCGCGAAGAGATTGAAAGAAGAATTACGAGCAGAATGGAAGGTGCTGCAGAAGTTCATGACGATTCATTGACTTCACTAAAATCGGCGATGTTGGTCGGTTTTAATGCTGCTGTAAAACTTAATGCGTGTAAACTACTAAGTGAGCCCGATTATAGCTCTAATAGAGACCTAGTAGCCATCCTGTTCAATGAAATATTAGGAGATAATTTAGTAGAAGGAGTTGAAGTTATTCTTTCTTCCGTCTGGCGGGCATCCTTAAAAAATATAACTCAAGGTATGTCACCCGAAGATGCGAAAAAAGCGTTAAATTGGTTTAGCGAGAAGATGATATAG
- the msrA gene encoding peptide-methionine (S)-S-oxide reductase MsrA produces the protein MSLSNKELATFAGGCFWCMVKPFDELPGIHSIVSGYTGGQLENPSYEQIKKGETGHREAVQITFDPKVFPYQKLLDLYWPQIDPTDDEGQFIDRGSQYRTAIFYHTVEQKELAEKSRKALEESGRFNKPIVTEILPASEFYEAEEYHQDFYKKNPKAYKEERETSGRDKFIIENWK, from the coding sequence ATGAGTTTGAGTAATAAAGAATTAGCAACATTCGCAGGGGGTTGCTTCTGGTGTATGGTTAAACCATTCGATGAATTACCCGGCATTCATAGTATCGTATCTGGTTACACTGGTGGACAACTTGAAAACCCATCATACGAACAAATAAAAAAGGGTGAGACAGGGCATCGTGAAGCGGTTCAAATCACATTTGATCCGAAGGTTTTTCCTTATCAAAAATTGTTAGATCTATATTGGCCACAAATTGATCCAACAGATGATGAAGGTCAGTTTATCGACCGTGGAAGTCAATATAGAACAGCAATCTTTTATCATACCGTGGAACAAAAAGAACTAGCAGAGAAATCTCGAAAGGCTTTAGAAGAAAGCGGCCGGTTCAATAAGCCGATCGTAACAGAGATTCTGCCAGCAAGTGAGTTTTATGAAGCAGAAGAGTATCATCAGGATTTTTACAAAAAGAATCCTAAAGCTTACAAAGAAGAGCGTGAAACGTCTGGCAGAGACAAGTTTATAATCGAAAACTGGAAGTAG